The following DNA comes from Chloroflexota bacterium.
CAGAAGAGCGAGATCGCGATCGGGATCACGAGGATACCGAGCAAAGTCCTCTGTGGGGCCAAACTGCGCTGGGTTGACGAAGATGCTGACGGCCGCGATATCGTTCTCCGCTTTGGCTCGCCGCGCCAGGACAAGGTGACCTTCATGGAGATAACCCATAGTGGGCACAAAACCCACAGAGGTCACCTCCTCCTGCCTGACCTGTTTGAATTCAGCAATAGTGGGGAGGACTCTCATTCTGCTGGATATCCCACTGGTATTATATAAAGCACCTGATGGCCTTCGGGCAGAGAAAGGACCTTTTGCACTTGCTCGTCTCGAAATGCGCCAACCGGCACAGATCCCAGTCCCAAGGCCACAGCCTGGAGATGAACATTCTGAGCTACGTGCCCTACCTCTATATGTACATAGCGAGTCCCTCGCGAACCATAGCCCCCGCTTGTCCTGTGGTAGAGGGCAGTGAGGACAATACTGACGGGCGCCTGTTCTAGCCACTCCTGGCTCAAGCAGGCTCGACAAAGCTGACCACGGACATCGCCTTCCTGGATTGTCTCCAACTCGTGTGACTCCGCTCTGTAGTGATAGACGCCTTTGCTAGTGACCAAGTAGACCTCCAGGGGGTAAGTGGCTCCCGCAGAAGGGGCGGTGCGAAACACATCTTTCACTATGCCTTGAGCCGCCCACAACAACTGAGAGATCTGCTCCCAGGTCAGATCCTTGGGAGTGAAGCTTCGTATGGATCGTCTTCTCACC
Coding sequences within:
- a CDS encoding SagB/ThcOx family dehydrogenase; translated protein: MAMKLPAPRKRGEVSLEETLVRRRSIRSFTPKDLTWEQISQLLWAAQGIVKDVFRTAPSAGATYPLEVYLVTSKGVYHYRAESHELETIQEGDVRGQLCRACLSQEWLEQAPVSIVLTALYHRTSGGYGSRGTRYVHIEVGHVAQNVHLQAVALGLGSVPVGAFRDEQVQKVLSLPEGHQVLYIIPVGYPAE